The stretch of DNA TTTTGCAGCAGGCGTTCCGCAGTCTCGATTCGCTCCGAAATATTCCTCTTCAAGGTTGCTAGTTGTTCTGCATTGATTTCGATGTCCCGGGAGACTTCTTGGAACTCCCGGCTCATGCGGAACAGTTCCGGAATGATGGTCATGCTCGGCATCCCGCTTATCCCATAGTCACGGAGGAAGCGGGCCAAATCTGTCGAAAGCTGACTTTTCCGCGTTTGCAAGTCGGCCATCTCGGCTTCGATGACTTGACGCCGCTCGCCCGCCTTTTCAAGTCCGCCTTTCAACGCTTCCTCTTGTACGCGGAATAAACGGATGTTCTCCGCCAATTCTTCATAATGGCGCTCCTGACCATCATATGCGGCTACATAGCTCTCCATTTCCCGCACCTTGTCAATGTCTGAAGAAGGGCGATTATTCATATGGAGGAAAGCCCCCATGCCGCCTACCAGGATGCCGATTCCGACAATCAACCATTGAGCTTGGATGAAACCGTAAACGATACATAATGCTGCAACCGCTAGAAAAGCGGAGAGCACCAGTTTTTCATTCGACTTGCTTTGATTTCCTCCCAAGGAGAGATAGGCCCTTGCTTCTGCCAGGCGCTGCCTGATTATCGGCCATTGCTCCGCCAATTCCCTATCTTTTTCGGAAGGTGCAGATCGTTCATGCGCGTGCAGCTCACTATGCAAACTACGCCATTCCCTGTCCGATTCCTCCAGGCTATACTGGACAGCATTGATCCGCTTTTCATTGTCTTCCAGTTGCCGGAGCCGGTCCGCCAGTTCTTCTTCCCGTTGCAGAGACACATCCGCCTGCAACAAGGTCCCTTCCGTATCCGGATCGATGCCGAGGCGGTCGAGCAACCGTCTTTTCATTTCTGTCAATTGCCGGTTCTCCTCGAGCAGCGAGCCAAGCGACGCACGCCAACCATGCCACTCCGATTCTCGGGCGAGCAGCCGTTCCAGCTGACTGAGTTTATCTGCATCCGTTTTTTGGGCCATCTGCGATTCGACATGGGCCAAATCCTCTTCCAGCCGTCGGGCGGCCGCTTTCGATTCAGCCAACTTGCCGGCTGTCATCTCATACCGTCTCACGCCATCCACCGGGAAACTATGATTTCCCCTTTCGGCCAATTGCAATTCCAGGGACCTCTTTTTCTCCAGCAACGGTTGAATCTGCCGGGCTAGCGCCAGTCGCTCCTCCTCTTCCTGCAGGTGTCTGTCTTGCCGCCTCTTCTCCTCCAGCAGCCCGTCAATCTCCCGGAGCCGATCTACGGATGGAGCATACTTTGCAATCCGCTCCCGCTCCGCTTTCAATTCAGTTTCCAAGTTCCGGAGCTCCTCGATTTTGACATTTATTTGAGGGAGCTTGCCGGATTTCTTGAAAAGGTCGCCCATTTCCTTTTCCAGCTTCTTCTCCACTTGCAGGAGTACGTCCACGCCGGTCGTTCCGGAGGCTAGAAGCGTCCGGCTCAATTCATCCTCATCCATCTTCTCGAACCCTTGCAGCTGCAACAGGGAAAACGAAAAGATCGCTTCGAATGAAGGACGGTCATATTGGCGAAGCAATTCTTTCAATTTTTCCTCCCCGCCGACTGTTCCATCACCGAAACGGACCGTAACATCCCCTGCGGATTTTCCGCGGACGCGTTCGATTGTGCATTTTCCGTGTCGTTCATCCAGCAGCTGCACCTGCCCCCCATATTTGCCGCCGGATTTCGGCTCGTACCGCAGCAACGCACTATTTTTCTGCGGGAACCCGAACAGGATATGAAGGATGAATTGCTGGATCGTCGTTTTTCCGGCTTCATTCAACCCGTAGATGACGTTCATGCCGGAACCTAGTTCGATGGTGACATTTTCATGTTTCCCGAATCCGTAAATGACCAGTTTCTCGATTCGCATCTCTCCACCTCAATCCGCTTCCGTCATTTCTTTGACCAACAGCGATGCTGCGCCCGCCCGGATGTCCTGTATGCTGTCAGCCGCCAGGACATCCAAATACTTACTGCCGCGGTGCTGATATACGTCCTTCAATAACCGCTTCCATTCCGCTTCCGGCCATTGGTCCATCCGCTCTTGCACCGCTTGGACCAAATTCCAGTTCGCGGCGGTTCGCTCCGGTTTCCAATCGAACGTCAACTGCTGTACCCATATGAATATCTCGCTCTCTTCCAGCCATTCACGCAAAGTCTCCAGCCATACTTCTTCAGGCGATTCCTGAAATAAATCCATGCTCCCGGCATCGAGATCGACCATTTCCAGCTCCAGCAAACAAGCCCCGAATTCCGCTTGATACCCTTCAATCGCTTCCCGGCATGCGGCAAACCATTCGTTCGCATGACGGAGGCCGGCACAGGACACCTGCAAACGATCGAAGACGAGGGCGGAGGCCGGGATGAATTCAAGTGAAGAAGCGCCCGCCTTCGACAACGTCACTTCATAAAAGCCTTTCATTCCTGACTCTTTGCGATGCCGACCTTGCAAATTGCCCGGATAGACGATCGGAGGGGCATCATGCAATCGCTGCCTCAAATGGATATGGCCCAACGCCCAGTAATCATATCCTTTCGATAACAAGGCCTCTTTCGTGAAAGGGGCATACACTGCATGCGTCTCATCCCCGGCCAAACTGCCATGCAGCATTCCGATATGGATCGTTTCCAAATCTCCACCCGCAACCGGGTAATGCTCGATGACCGGCTCCCGAACATGCCGCTCCGGATAGCTGAATCCATGGATGACGATATCTTGGCCGTCGATCCGCAGAGGCACCGATTGCACATCCCCGCCGAGTACATGCACATTCGGCGGCAACTCGAACCGTGTCCATCTCCCGCCCAGATGGTCATGATTGCCGTGGCAAATGAAGACCGGAATGCCTGCCGCCTCCAGTTCCGACATGCCTTCCTGGAATTTCAGCTGGGCACGCAAACTCCGATCTTCCCCGTCGTACACATCCCCGACAATGAGGAGAAAATCAGGCTTCGACTCGACCGCATGACGGATCAAATTTGTGAACGCGGAAAAAGTGGAAGCCCGCACCGTCCGCAAATGCTCTGCAGGCAAACCGGAAAGCCCTTTAAACGGACTATCCAAGTGCAGATCCGACGTGTGGATAAAACGAATTTCCGACAATCCAACCCCTCCTCCGACAACGAATATCTGTTCTTAATTCTACCATATTATCGGAAGTGTGGTAGCCATAAATTGAAAGGGCTGCCCATCAGCGGACAGCCCAGCTACTTATTCTTTCCCCAGTTGAATCGCTTTTTTGATATCCTTCAAGGAACGGGATGGGCCGTACATGAGGACGCCGCCCCGATAGACGCGAGCCCCGAACCAACCTAAGAAGAAAATCGTGATGAGCATGATGGCAATCGACAGGAGGGGCTCCCATAATGGCAGCTCCAGCATGCCGACCCGCAAAAACATGACGAGCGGCGCGAAGAACGGGAAGAAGGAGGCATATTTCAAATAGCCCATTTCCGGATTCCCCAAGCCGGTCGCCGCAATGACAAACGCGACGACAATGAGCATCGTCATCGGCGTGATGACTTGCTGGACATCTTCCGTCCGACTGACCAAAGACCCGAGGAGGGCGGCCAGCGTAGCATACAGGAAATAACCCAGCAGGAAGAAGACGATAGCATAGACAAGGGTGCCCGTATGGATCGACGATAGGCTGAAGAATTCGGATATCCCTCCCGGTTCGCCCGTTGAGGATGTTTTCATCGCAATGAAACCGGCAACTCCGTAGAAAACGATTTGCAGCAGCCCGAGTGATCCGATGCCGAGCACTTTGGCAAACATATGCTTGACAGGGGAGACACTGGAAATGAGAATCTCCATGACACGCGATGACTTCTCCGTTGCCACCTCGGTCGCAATCATGCTGGAATACAGGATGACAGCGAAGTAGATGACGAACATCAGGACGTAGACGAGGACGCGCGCTTGGTCAATCTCTTCCTCCGATTTGGCGGAAGGGGAGATATTCTGCTGCTCAAACTCGATCGGGGCAAACAGTAATTGCACTTGTTCGCCTGTCAGCGACAGCTCTTCCGCCTTCATTTCGGTCTGGATGGACTGCAAGGCATCTTGGATCGTCCGCGGCAAACTGAAGTCAAGCGCACTCATCGTCGTATATTTCGCTTGGATAGTGTGGGAGCCATCCACGTCAAGCGTCAAAAACGATTCGATTTCTCCATCTTTCACTTGTGCAAGGAGTTCCTCTTCTGTCGCAGCGGATTGCTCCACTGCGAGTCCGGACATGTTCTCGCTCAGTTGCTCATTCAATGGGTCAACAAGCATGCCGCTCGTATCGATCACTTGAAGGGCTTCTTGCGATTCATCCCCGGTCACGTCTTGTACGGTATCGATGATTTTGGACAAGTTCGCGACTAGGAAGATGGCGGCGATCATGACGGCTGTCGTGATGATGAACGATTTCGTCTTCGCCTTCGTCACAAATGCCTGCTTGAAGATGATCCAGAATTCACGCATGCTCTTTCCCCACCTTTTCAATGAAAATATCCTGCAGCGACGGTTCCTCGATGGCAAAATGACGGACCGGACCGGACTGGAGTGCAGTTGACAACAGCTTCTCCGCGACCGCCTCCGTTTCCACCTGGTAGACAGCCCCTTCAATCGATTTATGGACTGACGTGACGCCCGGGACGGCATCCAATGCAGATAAATCATGATCCGATTTGATGCGCACATTTTGTTTACCGAAGGAACGTTTCACATCACGCAGCGTGCCGCTGACGATTTGATTGCCACGATGGATGATGCTCAATTGTTCGCAAAGCTCCTCGACATGGTCCATCCGGTGGCTCGAAAACAAGATGGTCGCGCCTTGATTGCGGAAGTCGAGGATGGCATTTTTCAACATTTCCACATTCACGGGGTCAAGACCTGAAAACGGTTCGTCGAGTATCAATAATTTCGGTTGATGGATGAGCGAAGCGATTACCTGGATTTTCTGTTGGTTCCCTTTCGATAACTCTTCCACTCTTTTTTTCGTGTAATGGCTGATTTCCATCCGCTCCAGCCATTTGTGCATCTCCGTTTTGGCAGCAGCTTTGGACATGCCGCGCAATTGCGCCAAAAACAACAACTGATCTTCCACTTTCATCTTCGGATACAAGCCGCGCTCCTCTGGCAAATAACCGATTTCCGCGCTTGTTGCATAGCTGATCCGGCCATTATTCCATGTAATCCGGCCTTCATTCGGGTTCAATAAACCGAGGATCATCCGGAATGTCGTCGTCTTCCCAGCACCGTTCGCCCCAAGGAATCCATACATGGTGCCCTGTTCCACTGTCAAGGACAAGTCACGTACCGCAGTGAAATCCCCGAATCGCTTCGTCACATTTTGGAGTTGTAAAGCCATTGTGTCGCCCCTTTTCATAACTGTCTAGTAGTCTATACGGATTCAGGAGGTTGAAGTTTCATTCCATTAATTCCTACTGCTCGCAATCGCGGCCCCGATTGCATAGGACAACATATGGGCAACCCATATCCCGGTCATCAGGAAAAATGCCAACCGCGGGCCTTCTACAACAATGATAATTCCCCAAACAATAAGGATGGTCGCCGTCGTCACGCGCCATGAAAAGGAGCGTGCCTGCTCATGGATCCGCGTATATCTCTCATCAAAACGCCTTTCCTTTTTCCCTTTCCGCCAACTAATAAAAAGGATAATGGAAGCTATCAAAATCCCCAGCGGCAAACCTACCAGAAATGACCCCAAATCAAAACTTTCATGCATACTTACTCCTCCTCGGGAATGAAAATATCTTCTATGGAACACTCAAATAATTTGGCAATCTTGAAAGCGAGCAGCAACGAAGGATTATATCTCCCTTTCTCCAAGGAAATGACCGTCTGTCTCGACACATCCACTTTTTCGGCAAGCTCATCTTGCGTCCACCCTCTCTCCACCCGCTTCTCTTTAATTAAATTATCCAGTTTGATCATCCCCCTCCAAAAGTAAAGGTCGCTTCACGTAAAGGATACTTTACTTTTGAAAGGAATGTCAAGTCTCCTTTACTATTTTTCCTGGAAAATTTGAGGGTAAATGGGGTTGGAATGTTGGAGGATTAGCATGGATGGGAAACCGTCACGGCAAATTCCCAAACTGTCATGGCAATCGGCCATACTGTAAGGGCCCGGCTGGAAACTGCCTAAATAAATGAATTTTCTCTCACCTTTCATGAATCGCTATTCACTTTCCAGTTTTAATAGTATAATGAAAGCACATACTAAAAGGGGTGAGTTTTGTGAGAACTTATAAACTGACGGCATACGAACAAACGGGGAAACTGATTACGGAGGAATCTTTTACAGCGGCGACCGATGACGAAGCGAAAGAAAAGGGACGTGCCCTGCTGGAGGAGAAAAATCTGGAAGAGGCAACACATCGCTTAGCATCCCCGGCCGGCAAATTATTATTGTTCCATTCCTGAAACGAACGACCACCGGATTTCAGAC from Bacillus sp. OxB-1 encodes:
- a CDS encoding ATP-binding protein — encoded protein: MRIEKLVIYGFGKHENVTIELGSGMNVIYGLNEAGKTTIQQFILHILFGFPQKNSALLRYEPKSGGKYGGQVQLLDERHGKCTIERVRGKSAGDVTVRFGDGTVGGEEKLKELLRQYDRPSFEAIFSFSLLQLQGFEKMDEDELSRTLLASGTTGVDVLLQVEKKLEKEMGDLFKKSGKLPQINVKIEELRNLETELKAERERIAKYAPSVDRLREIDGLLEEKRRQDRHLQEEEERLALARQIQPLLEKKRSLELQLAERGNHSFPVDGVRRYEMTAGKLAESKAAARRLEEDLAHVESQMAQKTDADKLSQLERLLARESEWHGWRASLGSLLEENRQLTEMKRRLLDRLGIDPDTEGTLLQADVSLQREEELADRLRQLEDNEKRINAVQYSLEESDREWRSLHSELHAHERSAPSEKDRELAEQWPIIRQRLAEARAYLSLGGNQSKSNEKLVLSAFLAVAALCIVYGFIQAQWLIVGIGILVGGMGAFLHMNNRPSSDIDKVREMESYVAAYDGQERHYEELAENIRLFRVQEEALKGGLEKAGERRQVIEAEMADLQTRKSQLSTDLARFLRDYGISGMPSMTIIPELFRMSREFQEVSRDIEINAEQLATLKRNISERIETAERLLQKQVQPDHLYELLRSDYLRLKRDADRWKSWAEALDEQQAKLQECCNLIKTYENQISSLFSEAGAATEDQFYEAHNDYQETVLLKRQLEDVHAQIGVQGEIDAQPFRTDTEWDEQGRMIRESREAIAEEMEKLVEEKAKLVHHTDQLLNDETLGHKQQLLEIKRAELTILAKKWSERKAVTEAIRQTMDELKEQKLPTVLQIAAGLFHRLTNGNYNSLHVAETGHFQAVATDGSYFPIAELSQATKEQAYIALRFALADSMQDIAPFPLILDDPFVHFDVERQSSMIAVMEEMQETHQFIYFTCHADRLDKWKDATILNVSELGSGKGAVVF
- a CDS encoding metallophosphoesterase family protein, yielding MSEIRFIHTSDLHLDSPFKGLSGLPAEHLRTVRASTFSAFTNLIRHAVESKPDFLLIVGDVYDGEDRSLRAQLKFQEGMSELEAAGIPVFICHGNHDHLGGRWTRFELPPNVHVLGGDVQSVPLRIDGQDIVIHGFSYPERHVREPVIEHYPVAGGDLETIHIGMLHGSLAGDETHAVYAPFTKEALLSKGYDYWALGHIHLRQRLHDAPPIVYPGNLQGRHRKESGMKGFYEVTLSKAGASSLEFIPASALVFDRLQVSCAGLRHANEWFAACREAIEGYQAEFGACLLELEMVDLDAGSMDLFQESPEEVWLETLREWLEESEIFIWVQQLTFDWKPERTAANWNLVQAVQERMDQWPEAEWKRLLKDVYQHRGSKYLDVLAADSIQDIRAGAASLLVKEMTEAD
- a CDS encoding ABC transporter permease encodes the protein MREFWIIFKQAFVTKAKTKSFIITTAVMIAAIFLVANLSKIIDTVQDVTGDESQEALQVIDTSGMLVDPLNEQLSENMSGLAVEQSAATEEELLAQVKDGEIESFLTLDVDGSHTIQAKYTTMSALDFSLPRTIQDALQSIQTEMKAEELSLTGEQVQLLFAPIEFEQQNISPSAKSEEEIDQARVLVYVLMFVIYFAVILYSSMIATEVATEKSSRVMEILISSVSPVKHMFAKVLGIGSLGLLQIVFYGVAGFIAMKTSSTGEPGGISEFFSLSSIHTGTLVYAIVFFLLGYFLYATLAALLGSLVSRTEDVQQVITPMTMLIVVAFVIAATGLGNPEMGYLKYASFFPFFAPLVMFLRVGMLELPLWEPLLSIAIMLITIFFLGWFGARVYRGGVLMYGPSRSLKDIKKAIQLGKE
- a CDS encoding ABC transporter ATP-binding protein — protein: MALQLQNVTKRFGDFTAVRDLSLTVEQGTMYGFLGANGAGKTTTFRMILGLLNPNEGRITWNNGRISYATSAEIGYLPEERGLYPKMKVEDQLLFLAQLRGMSKAAAKTEMHKWLERMEISHYTKKRVEELSKGNQQKIQVIASLIHQPKLLILDEPFSGLDPVNVEMLKNAILDFRNQGATILFSSHRMDHVEELCEQLSIIHRGNQIVSGTLRDVKRSFGKQNVRIKSDHDLSALDAVPGVTSVHKSIEGAVYQVETEAVAEKLLSTALQSGPVRHFAIEEPSLQDIFIEKVGKEHA
- a CDS encoding helix-turn-helix transcriptional regulator, whose protein sequence is MDNLIKEKRVERGWTQDELAEKVDVSRQTVISLEKGRYNPSLLLAFKIAKLFECSIEDIFIPEEE
- a CDS encoding YhzD family protein, yielding MRTYKLTAYEQTGKLITEESFTAATDDEAKEKGRALLEEKNLEEATHRLASPAGKLLLFHS